From Caminibacter mediatlanticus TB-2, the proteins below share one genomic window:
- the rplO gene encoding 50S ribosomal protein L15, giving the protein MALHNLKPACGSTHKTKRVGRGPASGYGKTSTRGQKGQKARSGYSKKRGFEGGQTPLQRRLPKVGFKSRVEKPQAINVDKITAILELDEITVENLSKIIKIKSRNIKLIGSKAKELKDKIKDANITTSGK; this is encoded by the coding sequence ATGGCATTACATAATCTTAAACCAGCATGTGGGTCAACTCATAAAACTAAAAGAGTTGGAAGAGGACCTGCAAGTGGATATGGTAAAACTTCTACAAGAGGTCAAAAAGGTCAAAAAGCAAGAAGTGGTTATTCTAAAAAAAGAGGATTTGAGGGTGGACAAACTCCTCTTCAAAGAAGATTACCAAAAGTTGGGTTTAAAAGTAGAGTTGAAAAACCACAAGCAATTAATGTAGATAAAATTACAGCTATTTTAGAGTTAGATGAAATTACAGTTGAAAATTTAAGTAAGATTATTAAAATTAAATCAAGAAATATTAAATTAATTGGTAGTAAAGCTAAAGAATTAAAAGATAAAATAAAAGATGCTAACATAACTACTTCAGGAAAGTAA
- the secY gene encoding preprotein translocase subunit SecY: protein MNNIAKKILITLGFLLIYRILAYVPVPGVNLEVIKEFFAGHQNDALGLLNMFSGNAVSRMSIIALGVMPYITASIIMELLAATFPKLGELKKDSQGFQKYMKIIKYATVAIAFIQAIGIAMGLTSMTGKMGESAVMIDTTTFVILAAFSMLGGTMLLVWIGEQISERGIGNGISLIIFAGIVSAIPSAIVGILNLVDIGELSVIGLLVVLVIVIATILFIIYVELAERRIPVSYQKKVLMQNRMKRVMNYIPIKLNLSGVIPPIFASAILMFPLTILSGVNNPILVQIRDLLSPNGYLFHIIQFILVIFFAYFYASIVFNAKEIAENLKKQGGFIPGIRPGEQTAKFLNEVASRLTFWGALYLGLITVLPWLLVKLIGINFYFGGTAVLIVVQVAIDTMRRIQAQITMQKYDTLSVTGL from the coding sequence ATGAATAATATTGCAAAAAAAATCCTAATCACCCTTGGCTTTCTTCTTATTTATAGAATTCTTGCTTATGTCCCTGTACCAGGTGTAAATTTAGAAGTTATAAAAGAGTTTTTTGCAGGACATCAAAATGATGCATTAGGTCTTCTTAATATGTTTAGTGGTAACGCTGTTAGTAGAATGAGTATTATTGCACTTGGGGTAATGCCATATATTACAGCATCAATTATTATGGAGCTTCTTGCAGCTACTTTTCCTAAACTTGGTGAACTTAAAAAAGATTCTCAAGGGTTTCAAAAATATATGAAAATAATAAAATATGCTACTGTTGCAATTGCTTTTATTCAAGCAATTGGTATTGCAATGGGGCTAACAAGTATGACTGGTAAAATGGGTGAGAGTGCTGTAATGATTGATACGACAACTTTTGTTATTTTAGCAGCATTTTCTATGCTTGGTGGGACTATGCTTCTTGTATGGATTGGTGAACAAATTAGTGAAAGAGGTATAGGAAATGGTATAAGTTTAATTATCTTTGCAGGAATTGTAAGTGCTATTCCATCTGCAATAGTAGGAATTCTTAATTTAGTTGATATAGGTGAGCTTAGTGTTATTGGTTTATTAGTAGTATTAGTTATTGTAATAGCTACTATATTATTTATTATTTATGTGGAACTTGCTGAGAGAAGAATACCTGTTTCTTATCAAAAAAAGGTATTAATGCAAAATAGAATGAAAAGAGTAATGAACTATATTCCTATAAAACTTAATTTAAGTGGAGTAATTCCTCCAATTTTTGCAAGCGCTATTTTAATGTTTCCTCTTACAATTCTTAGCGGAGTTAATAATCCTATATTAGTGCAAATTAGAGATTTACTTAGTCCAAATGGTTACTTGTTTCATATAATTCAATTTATTTTAGTTATATTTTTTGCATATTTTTATGCTTCAATTGTATTTAATGCAAAAGAAATAGCTGAAAATTTAAAAAAACAAGGAGGATTTATTCCAGGTATTAGACCAGGTGAACAAACAGCTAAATTTTTAAATGAAGTGGCAAGTAGATTAACTTTTTGGGGTGCATTATATTTAGGACTTATTACAGTACTACCTTGGTTGCTTGTAAAATTAATAGGTATTAATTTTTATTTTGGTGGTACTGCTGTACTTATTGTAGTTCAAGTTGCAATTGATACTATGAGAAGAATACAAGCACAAATTACAATGCAAAAATATGATACTTTATCTGTAACAGGGCTTTAA
- the map gene encoding type I methionyl aminopeptidase, translated as MAIPIKKPKEIEEIKKSAKLVAKTLKLLRENTQPGITPLELDKLAEDFIRSYNARPAFKGLYDFPNSVCISKNGCVIHGIPDNEPLKEGDVVGFDVGVEINGWYGDAAITVGVGEIDEKYKKMIEVAKNAIYYAVDNIKPGMRYKQISKLLEEYITSHGFVPLKGYSGHGIGRKPHEEPQILNYVEGKANQGEKVKNGHVFCLEPMLCQKCGEPILADNGWDVYCSDLEVGVHYEHQIAIVDNKAIILTEEE; from the coding sequence TTGGCTATACCTATTAAAAAACCAAAAGAAATAGAAGAAATAAAAAAATCAGCGAAACTTGTTGCTAAAACACTTAAATTATTAAGAGAAAATACACAACCTGGTATTACACCATTAGAGCTTGATAAATTAGCAGAAGATTTTATTAGAAGTTATAATGCACGACCTGCTTTTAAAGGTTTATATGATTTTCCAAATAGTGTATGTATTAGTAAAAATGGATGTGTCATTCATGGAATTCCGGATAATGAACCTTTAAAAGAAGGTGATGTAGTAGGATTTGATGTTGGTGTTGAGATAAATGGATGGTATGGTGATGCTGCAATTACAGTTGGTGTTGGTGAAATAGATGAAAAATATAAAAAGATGATTGAAGTTGCAAAAAATGCCATTTATTATGCTGTTGATAATATTAAACCTGGAATGCGTTATAAACAAATAAGTAAACTTTTAGAAGAATACATTACTTCACATGGATTTGTGCCATTAAAAGGTTATAGTGGACACGGAATAGGTAGAAAACCTCACGAAGAACCTCAAATTCTAAATTATGTAGAAGGTAAAGCAAACCAAGGAGAAAAAGTTAAAAATGGCCATGTTTTTTGTTTAGAACCAATGCTTTGCCAAAAATGTGGAGAACCTATTTTAGCTGATAATGGTTGGGATGTTTATTGTAGTGATTTGGAAGTTGGAGTACATTATGAACATCAAATAGCAATTGTTGATAATAAAGCAATAATACTTACGGAGGAAGAATAA
- a CDS encoding biotin-dependent carboxyltransferase family protein, with the protein MIKIIEAGFLSTIQDLGRYGFTDIGLSHSGAMDEFSYLLANALLGDKQKPCIEISTYSKFSFQTYTDISISICGIEALVLINENEYNINRTFKLKKGDIVTIKPLKGNFIYICFKNGIKCEKKYGSYSVSIREKILSPLKNGDEIKLQKPQIIPNRYFKQNIIINQALVLRVILGYQKDYFHINDFFNQEYELKTLNRQGAILSGKIQAKQYDIVSEGISFGAIQIPPNGNLIVLLKEHQTIGGYPKIGNVLPLDCFKLSQLKRGKVIFKEISLEEAKKEMTDFYRFFNTLLINYKNTN; encoded by the coding sequence TTGATTAAAATTATTGAAGCTGGATTTTTATCTACAATACAAGATTTAGGAAGATATGGCTTTACTGATATTGGACTTAGTCATAGTGGGGCTATGGATGAATTTAGTTATTTATTAGCAAATGCTCTTTTAGGAGATAAACAAAAGCCTTGTATCGAAATATCCACATATAGTAAATTTTCATTTCAAACATATACAGATATTTCAATTTCAATATGTGGCATAGAAGCATTAGTATTAATAAATGAAAATGAATATAATATTAATAGAACTTTTAAATTAAAAAAAGGCGATATTGTAACAATTAAACCATTAAAAGGTAACTTTATTTATATATGTTTTAAAAATGGAATTAAATGTGAAAAAAAATATGGAAGTTATAGTGTTAGCATTAGAGAAAAAATTTTATCTCCTTTAAAAAATGGAGATGAAATTAAATTACAAAAACCTCAAATTATTCCAAACAGATATTTCAAACAAAATATTATAATAAATCAAGCATTAGTTTTAAGAGTTATTTTAGGATATCAAAAAGACTATTTTCATATTAATGATTTTTTTAATCAAGAATATGAACTTAAAACATTAAATCGACAAGGAGCAATCCTATCAGGAAAAATTCAAGCAAAACAATATGATATAGTTTCAGAAGGTATAAGCTTTGGTGCAATTCAAATACCCCCTAATGGAAATTTAATAGTTTTATTAAAAGAACATCAAACAATTGGCGGGTATCCCAAAATAGGAAATGTATTACCACTTGATTGTTTTAAGTTATCACAATTAAAAAGAGGAAAAGTTATTTTTAAAGAGATAAGTTTAGAAGAAGCAAAAAAAGAGATGACAGATTTTTATAGATTTTTTAATACATTACTAATTAATTATAAAAATACTAATTAA
- the infA gene encoding translation initiation factor IF-1 yields MAKDVLEIDGTVTEALPNAMFKVKLDGLDKEVLCHISGKIRMNYIKIVPGDKVKVEINPYSLDKGRITFRYK; encoded by the coding sequence ATGGCAAAAGATGTGTTAGAAATTGATGGTACAGTAACAGAAGCATTGCCTAATGCAATGTTTAAAGTAAAGCTTGATGGTCTTGATAAAGAAGTTTTATGTCATATTAGTGGTAAGATAAGAATGAATTATATTAAGATAGTTCCTGGAGATAAAGTAAAAGTTGAAATTAATCCTTATAGTCTTGATAAAGGAAGAATTACTTTTAGATATAAGTAA
- a CDS encoding TRAP transporter large permease, translating to MISDPLILSIILILIMFILLLSGVWIAISLIITGIAGMLIFKVNLPPVISIWDKIGSLLASSMYDTLNSWSLAALPMFIFMGELLFRSNISTKLFNGLIPWFDKIPGKLLHINVAASSLFAAVSGSSAATTATVGKITLEELKKRGYDKKLAIGSLAGSGTLGFLIPPSLIMIIYGVLADVSIGKLFIGGILPGILLASAYSIYIIIVALIRKNIAPKEKNYTFKEKIIAIKELIPIFLLVILVLGSIYGGFATPTEAAALGVLGSIILSIYFKTLNWSIFKETMLNSIKTTVMISFIIAAAGFLAQVVEFLGIARAVSEWIASMQLRPYMLILVIGIMYIFLGMILDGISIVVMTLPIVLPIIIHAGFDPLWFGIFLVLMVELSQITPPVGFSLFVIQGISGEKIDFILKATFPFFIIMILIVIIITLFPEIALYLPRIMIK from the coding sequence ATGATAAGTGATCCATTAATTTTATCAATTATTCTAATATTAATTATGTTTATTTTACTATTGTCTGGAGTTTGGATTGCAATTTCTTTAATAATTACAGGAATTGCAGGTATGCTTATTTTCAAAGTAAATTTACCCCCAGTAATTAGTATATGGGATAAAATTGGCTCATTATTAGCAAGTTCGATGTATGATACTCTTAATTCTTGGTCATTAGCCGCTTTACCTATGTTTATTTTTATGGGAGAGCTTTTATTTAGGAGTAATATTTCGACAAAACTTTTTAATGGATTGATACCTTGGTTTGATAAAATACCTGGAAAACTTTTACATATAAATGTAGCTGCTTCTTCTCTTTTTGCAGCTGTATCTGGCTCATCTGCTGCTACAACTGCTACTGTTGGGAAAATAACATTAGAAGAACTTAAAAAAAGAGGATATGATAAAAAACTTGCAATAGGTTCATTAGCTGGAAGTGGAACATTAGGTTTCTTAATTCCTCCAAGTTTGATAATGATTATATATGGAGTATTAGCTGATGTATCAATAGGAAAACTTTTCATTGGAGGAATATTGCCTGGTATTCTACTTGCAAGTGCATATTCAATTTATATTATAATAGTTGCATTAATAAGAAAAAATATAGCTCCAAAAGAAAAAAATTATACTTTTAAAGAAAAAATAATAGCAATAAAAGAGTTAATACCAATTTTTTTACTTGTAATATTAGTCCTGGGAAGTATTTATGGAGGATTTGCAACTCCAACTGAAGCAGCAGCATTAGGTGTTTTAGGAAGCATTATACTATCTATTTATTTTAAAACATTAAATTGGAGTATTTTTAAAGAAACAATGTTAAATTCAATTAAAACAACAGTTATGATTAGTTTTATAATAGCTGCTGCAGGATTTTTAGCACAAGTTGTTGAATTTTTAGGTATAGCAAGAGCAGTTAGTGAGTGGATTGCATCAATGCAATTAAGACCTTATATGTTAATTTTAGTAATAGGAATTATGTATATTTTTCTTGGAATGATATTAGATGGTATATCAATAGTTGTAATGACACTTCCTATTGTTTTACCAATAATAATTCACGCTGGATTTGACCCTCTTTGGTTTGGGATTTTTTTAGTTTTAATGGTAGAATTATCTCAAATAACACCCCCTGTTGGATTTTCTTTATTTGTAATTCAAGGAATTTCTGGTGAAAAAATTGACTTCATACTTAAAGCAACATTTCCATTTTTTATTATAATGATATTAATAGTGATAATAATAACATTATTTCCAGAAATAGCACTTTATTTACCAAGGATAATGATAAAATGA
- a CDS encoding 5-oxoprolinase subunit PxpA has product MIKLNADLGESFGVYKLGVDEKIMPLIDMANIACGFHAGDANVMEKTVKLAKENNVEIGAHPGYPDLLGFGRRSLNCSPKEIENYVLYQVGALNSFCTKHQSKVSYIKPHGALYNDMMKNKEIFEAILTASSILNLPLMILSSSKNEEYENIAKKYKVKLIFEVFADRNYTNDGFLVSRKKKNAVIENKNEILKRVEMFKNGYILSENSKVIKLKVDSICVHGDNKKALEIVKSIKEVL; this is encoded by the coding sequence ATGATTAAATTAAATGCAGATTTAGGTGAAAGTTTTGGAGTTTATAAATTAGGTGTAGATGAAAAGATAATGCCGTTAATTGATATGGCAAATATTGCTTGTGGATTTCACGCCGGAGATGCTAATGTTATGGAAAAGACTGTTAAACTTGCAAAAGAAAATAATGTAGAAATTGGAGCACATCCAGGATACCCTGATTTATTAGGATTTGGTAGGAGAAGTTTAAATTGTTCTCCTAAAGAGATTGAAAATTATGTTTTATATCAAGTTGGAGCATTAAATAGTTTTTGTACAAAACATCAAAGCAAAGTTTCATATATAAAACCACATGGTGCTTTATATAATGATATGATGAAAAACAAAGAAATTTTTGAAGCAATACTTACTGCATCATCTATTTTAAATTTACCTTTAATGATATTAAGCAGCAGTAAAAATGAAGAATATGAAAACATTGCTAAAAAATATAAAGTTAAATTAATTTTTGAAGTTTTTGCAGATAGAAACTATACTAATGATGGTTTTTTAGTTTCAAGAAAGAAAAAAAATGCAGTAATTGAAAATAAAAATGAGATTTTAAAAAGAGTAGAAATGTTTAAAAATGGATATATTTTAAGTGAAAACTCAAAAGTTATCAAATTAAAAGTTGATTCAATTTGTGTTCATGGTGACAATAAAAAAGCTCTTGAAATAGTAAAATCAATTAAAGAGGTTTTATGA
- the pxpB gene encoding 5-oxoprolinase subunit PxpB, with protein MKFKVAGVDSLIIEFGQQINKKTSMLVFKNYKILKNYFLEVTPSYTTILVRYGYQKSYEEAVKKIKELIDLNIDEYNSTQKIITIPAFYNETVGYDLKRVAIYHNLSIKDVIKKHSQKIYDVYAIGFLPGFAYMGSVDIPTPRIPPRKLVPKGSIGIASYQTGIYPLDSPGGWNIIAKTYIELFSEKLPNFSLLKVGDKVKFEPITKNEFINKGGVID; from the coding sequence ATGAAATTTAAAGTTGCAGGAGTTGATAGTTTAATAATTGAATTTGGTCAACAAATAAACAAAAAAACGAGTATGTTAGTTTTTAAGAATTATAAAATTTTAAAAAACTACTTTTTAGAAGTCACACCATCTTATACAACTATTTTAGTTAGATATGGATACCAAAAAAGCTATGAAGAAGCAGTTAAAAAAATTAAAGAATTAATTGATTTAAATATAGATGAATATAATTCAACTCAAAAAATTATTACTATTCCAGCTTTTTATAATGAAACTGTAGGATATGATTTAAAAAGAGTTGCTATTTATCACAATTTATCAATTAAAGATGTTATAAAAAAACATTCACAAAAAATATATGATGTATATGCAATTGGTTTTTTACCTGGATTTGCCTATATGGGAAGTGTTGACATTCCAACTCCAAGAATTCCTCCAAGAAAACTTGTTCCAAAAGGTTCAATTGGTATTGCATCTTACCAAACAGGTATATATCCATTAGATAGCCCAGGTGGATGGAACATTATTGCAAAAACATATATTGAACTATTTTCAGAAAAACTACCAAACTTTTCTCTTTTAAAAGTAGGTGATAAAGTAAAATTTGAACCAATTACAAAAAATGAATTTATCAATAAAGGCGGTGTTATTGATTAA
- a CDS encoding TRAP transporter small permease subunit: MKKIINFLNKTVNIGAFLASISFILLTLLILSEIFSRAIFNHSTMIADEFSGYLYLAYVFLALGYTFKENGHIRITIIYQKVSKKTKKFLDLFAGFLSLIVISFIFYRAILLCYESYSYNMLSEGVSETPIYLTQIPMVVGLFLFLLAIISFILKVINDK, encoded by the coding sequence ATGAAAAAAATAATTAATTTTTTAAATAAAACGGTTAATATAGGAGCTTTTTTAGCTTCTATTTCTTTTATTTTATTAACTTTATTGATACTTTCTGAAATTTTTTCAAGAGCTATTTTTAATCATTCTACAATGATAGCCGATGAATTTAGCGGATATTTATATTTAGCATATGTTTTTTTAGCTTTAGGTTATACATTTAAAGAAAACGGACATATAAGAATAACCATTATTTATCAAAAAGTTTCAAAAAAAACTAAAAAATTTTTAGATTTGTTTGCGGGATTTTTGAGTTTAATAGTAATAAGCTTTATCTTTTATAGAGCAATACTTTTATGTTATGAATCATATTCATACAATATGTTAAGTGAAGGAGTTAGTGAGACTCCTATTTATTTAACTCAAATTCCAATGGTTGTTGGATTGTTTTTATTTTTATTAGCAATTATTTCTTTTATATTAAAGGTTATTAATGATAAGTGA